A region from the Euleptes europaea isolate rEulEur1 chromosome 13, rEulEur1.hap1, whole genome shotgun sequence genome encodes:
- the CLCN5 gene encoding H(+)/Cl(-) exchange transporter 5, producing the protein MDNKGYRRGSFQSSTSDEDMVEVAGGTLDFSMVDDVPPLDREMAEGFSSYNGGTMNGASKMMDFLEEPLPGVGTYEDFNTIDWVREKSRDRDRHREITNKSKESTWALIHSISDAFSGWLLMLKIGLLAGAIAGLIDISAHWMTDLKEGVCLQGFWYNHEHCCWTSQETTFQDRDKCPEWKTWAQLLTSDQAGEAFAYVLNYFMYVLWALLFSLLAVLLVRGFAPYACGSGIPEIKTILSGFIIRGYLGKWTLLIKTVTLVLAVSSGLSLGKEGPLVHVACCCGNILCHLFTKYRKNEAKRREVLSAAAAAGVSVAFGAPIGGVLFSLEEVSYYFPLKTLWRSFFAALVAAFTLRSINPFGNSRLVLFYVEFHTPWHLLELVPFILLGIFGGLWGAFFIRSNIAWCRRRKTTKLGKYPVTEVIVVTAITAILAFPNEYTRMSTSELISELFNDCGLLDSSQLCDYINDANSTKGDDLPDRAAGPGVYKAMWLLALALIFKAVITIFTFGMKVPSGLFIPSMAVGAIVGRLLGVGMEQLAYYHHDWGIFHGWCSPGADCITPGLYAMVGAAACLGGVTRMTVSLVVIMFELTGGLEYIVPLMAAAMTSKWVADAIGREGIYDAHIRLNGYPFLEAKEEFSHKTLAMDVMRPRHSDPALTVLTQDSMTVEDVEAIVNETTYSGYPVVVSRESQRLVGFVLRRDLIISIENARKKQDGIVSSSVIYFTDHSPPLPPSSPSTLKLRSILDLSPFTVTDQTPMEIVVDIFRKLGLRQCLVTHNGKLLGIITKKDVLKHIAQMANQDPDSILFN; encoded by the exons ATGGATAATAAAGGCTACCGACGTGGGAGTTTCCAGAGCAGCACCAGTGATGAAGACATGGTGGAGGTCGCAGGGGGAACCCTCGACTTCTCTATGGTGGATGATGTGCCCCCTCTGGACAGAGAGATGGCGGAAG GATTCTCCTCATATAATGGAGGCACGATGAACGGCGCAAGCAAGATGATGGATTTCCTGGAAGAGCCGCTGCCTGGCGTGGGGACCTACGAAGACTTCAACACAATAGACTGGGTGCGGGAAAAGTCTCGGGACCGTGACAGGCACAGAGAG ATCACCAATAAAAGCAAAGAGTCCACCTGGGCCCTGATCCACAGCATCAGTGATGCTTTCTCAGGATGGCTGTTGATGCTGAAAATCGGCCTGTTGGCAG GGGCGATAGCAGGTTTGATCGACATCTCTGCCCACTGGATGACAGACCTGAAAGAGGGTGTGTGCCTGCAGGGCTTCTGGTACAACCACGAGCACTGCTGCTGGACTTCTCAGGAAACCACCTTTCAGGACAGGGACAAATGTCCGGAATGGAAGACGTGGGCACAGCTTCTGACCAGCGACCAAGCAGGG GAGGCCTTTGCTTATGTCCTCAACTACTTCATGTACGTCCTCTGGGCACTGCTGTTCTCCCTGCTTGCCGTGTTGCTGGTCAGAGGCTTTGCTCCCTATGCTTGTGGCTCAGGGATCCCAGAG ATTAAAACTATCTTGAGCGGCTTCATCATTCGGGGCTACCTGGGCAAGTGGACGCTGCTCATCAAGACAGTGACCCTGGTGCTGGCCGTTTCCTCAGGCctgagcctggggaaggaaggcCCCCTGGTGCACGTGGCCTGCTGCTGCGGGAACATCCTTTGTCATCTCTTCACCAAGTATAGGAAGAATGAGGCCAAGCGCCGAGAG GTCTTatcagctgctgcagctgctggtgTATCTGTTGCATTCGGTGCCCCCATTGGTGGTGTGCTCTTCAGTCTAGAAGAG GTCAGCTACTATTTCCCTCTCAAGACGCTGTGGCGGTCCTTCTTTGCTGCCCTGGTGGCAGCCTTCACCTTGCGCTCCATCAACCCCTTTGGGAACAGCCGCCTCGTCCTGTTCTACGTGGAGTTCCACACTCCATGGCATCTGCTAGAGCTGGTGCCCTTCATCCTCTTGGGGATCTTCGGTGGCCTCTGGGGGGCCTTCTTCATCCGCAGCAACATAGCCTGGTGTCGGAGGCGCAAAACCACCAAGCTGGGCAAGTACCCTGTGACGGAGGTGATTGTGGTGACTGCCATCACAGCCATCCTGGCCTTCCCCAACGAGTACACCCGGATGAGCACCAGCGAGCTGATCTCTGAGCTCTTCAATGACTGTGGCCTTCTGGACTCCTCCCAACTCTGTGACTACATCAATGATGCCAACAGCACCAAGGGGGACGATCTACCCGATAGAGCTGCCGGGCCAGGAGTCTACAAGGCCATGTGGCTGCTGGCCTTGGCTCTCATCTTCAAGGCCGTCATCACTATATTCACTTTCGGCATGAAG GTGCCTTCAGGTCTCTTCATCCCTAGCATGGCTGTTGGGGCCATCGTGggccggctgctgggagtgggGATGGAGCAGCTGGCGTACTATCACCACGACTGGGGCATCTTCCATGGCTGGTGCAGCCCGGGGGCTGACTGCATCACTCCTGGCCTTTATGCAATGGTGGGAGCTGCCGCCTGCCTAG GAGGAGTGACGCGCATGACTGTGTCCCTTGTGGTTATAATGTTCGAACTCACCGGGGGGCTGGAGTACATTGTGCCTTTGATGGCTGCTGCCATGACCAGCAAGTGGGTGGCTGATGCCATCGGCCGGGAGGGCATTTATGATGCCCACATCCGCCTCAACGGGTACCCTTTCTTGGAGGCCAAAGAGGAGTTCTCTCACAAGACTCTAGCAATGGACGTTATGAGGCCGCGGCACAGTGACCCCGCCCTGACAGTCCTCACGCAAGATAGCATGACCGTCGAAGATGTGGAGGCCATTGTCAATGAGACCACCTACAGTGGCTACCCTGTGGTGGTGTCGAGAGAGTCCCAGCGGCTGGTGGGGTTTGTCCTCCGGCGAGATCTCATCATCTCCATTG AAAACGCCCGGAAGAAGCAAGATGGAATTGTGAGCAGCTCTGTTATTTATTTCACTGACCACTCCCCGCCGCTGCCTCCCAGCTCCCCGTCCACACTCAAACTCCGGAGCATCCTTGACCTCAGTCCTTTCACTGTGACAGACCAAACACCCATGGAAATTGTGGTGGACATTTTCCGCAAACTTGGTCTACGTCAGTGCCTGGTCACGCACAACGG GAAACTCCTGGGAATCATTACGAAAAAGGATGTATTAAAGCATATCGCACAAATGGCAAACCAGGACCCGGACTCCATATTGTTCAATTGA